One Bacillota bacterium genomic window, TGGGTGACCTGATGATCGATGAGGACGGCATCGCCTGGCGCGGACTGCTGGTGCGCCACCTGGTCCTGCCGGAGAGGCTCGCCGGCACCGCAGAGATAGTGCGGTTCATAGCGGAAGAGCTATCGCCAGACACATACATAAACATCATGGCCCAGTACCGCCCGGAGTTCAGGGCGAGAGAACATCCGCCCTTGGACCGGGCAATCACCAGGGGGGAGTACGAGGAAGCCATCCGGCTGGCCAGGGAGGCCGGGCTTCACCGGTTCGCGGAATGAGACAGTCATCCGATCCTCGCTGGGCTGGCGTAGCACGCGGGTCCGGGTCGAGGCCAAACGGGCAGCGTGAAAGTGAACACGCTCCCCTTCCCCATCTCGCTCTCAACCCACACGCGGCCCCCGTGCGCCTCAACCAGGCTCTTCACTATGTACAGGCCGAGACCCAGCCCCTGGTGTTTCCCCGCCACAACTTGGACCCTATAGTACCTTTCGAATATGCGCGAGATGTCCTCTGCAGAGATCCCCGGACCGCGGTCGGATACTGAGATCAGTCAGTGCCTTAGGTAGTGGTATAAACTCGGGGGGAAGA contains:
- a CDS encoding ATP-binding protein, translated to MSVSDRGPGISAEDISRIFERYYRVQVVAGKHQGLGLGLYIVKSLVEAHGGRVWVESEMGKGSVFTFTLPVWPRPGPACYASPARIG